The segment ATTAGGAACAGACGCACAAACGTGGGCTGATGCCATGGCACCTAAATAGGAAGCCACCATATGTGGTGCAAACGGCACATAGTAAAGATTAGCCAGGTTAGCAATTCGCTGACCTTCGCCCAGGCCACCGGCTTTTTGCAGGTCGGGCATTATGATATTGACTGCACCCTTTTCCAGCAGGGGCCTGAAGCCATAGGCCAGGTAATGATTTTCTCCGGCACAAATTGGGGTACTGGTAGACCTGGTAATCTCAGCATAGGCATCAGCATTCTCAGCCGGTATTGGCTCTTCCAACCACATTAGTTTAAGTGGTTCAAGAATTTTTGCTGCCCGCTTTGCCGTTGGGAAATCATATCGTCCATGCATGTCGGCACAGATGTCAATCTTAGGACCAACAGCCTGTCGAGCTGCTGCCATTTGATCGTACATGCGTTGTATTTCGCCCGGGCTGGCAGTCCAGTTCCACCGATCGTATCGGTTTGGATCATTCGCCTGATCAAGATCAAATTTTACTGCATTAAAACCCATGGCCACCGCCTCTTTAGCAGCTTTTGCAAAATCTTCAGGTTTCGGCAAGTCATTTTGATACAATGCTGTATCCATATATAATCTTACCCGGTCGCGAAATTTTCCGCCAAGCAATTGATAAACCGGTACATTTAAAGCTTTTCCGGCCAGGTCCCAAAGGGCTGTTTCAATAGCCGATAGTACGGCCACATAAACACCTGCCTGGGCTCCGCCAAAAACTCCCCCCTTTCTGATTTGTTCAAACAACCGATGCACGTTCAATGGGCTTTGATCCCGCAGCGGAAATGCAAATCGCTTGGCCAAATGGTAAGCACCACCTACTGCATCCACGCCTTCGCCACAACCGTAGATGTCCTGGTTGGTTAGTATTTTAACAAACATCCTGCCGCCCCCCCGTAAGAAACCTACTTTTATATCGGTGATCTTCAAATCAGATGGGGCCGACAGTTTGGGGGCGTTATCAATGGCTGTGGTATATCCTTTACCAAAAGTATTGGCTAAACCAGAAAGCCCGAAGGCACTAATCAAGGCACTCTTGGTCATGAATGAACGTCTTGTTGATAGTGAATTTCTCATGATTTTATGGGTTACTTATTTACTATTTTCGATTACCATGTTCTCGTTTTAAGCAGTTCTTCTACGCGCTCGGGGGGTACCGGAAGTTTGGTTTTATTGTCTTTTAACCATTGTGAGAAATCCTTTTCAATTTCATCAGTCCAGCGGCTGTCTATCTGACCGGCAGTGTATTTCTTCTCCCGTAATCGCTGATGACCAAACATGTCCCGCAACCGAACTATCTCGGATGTTTCTACCACGCGTTGCGCAAGGTGTGGCGGAATAAATATTACACCCCCATCTCTGCCCAATACAACATCGCCCGGCATTACGGTCGCGCTGCCAATACGCGTTATGGTATTTATACCGACCAATGTGGTATTTAATCGCATGGAGCCATCTCCGCTTCCTATGTAACCAAAGTGGTGTGATGGATGATACGTTCGGATATAAGATGTAAACCCTTTTATTTCCTTGAGACCGTTGATGTCGCGCACAGGGCCATCATAAACTATTCCATTGCCTGATCGTGCGAAAATCGAGTTGCCAAGGTTGTCACCAATGGTTGGCCCATCTATCAATGCATCGTGATGATCAACCACATAAACGTCTCCAGGTTGCAACATATCAATGGCCCATGCATTGGGGGCCAATACACGTCCGTCTTTATGTCCTTTGTCTTGAATAACTTTATGAATGTCCGGCCTTCCTGGGAAAAAAGTTGCCGTTAACGCCCTGCCCACTAAAACTCCGTCAGGATGTATTTGTATCCAATTCCCCTCATACTGATAGTTGTACCCTACCCCGCGGCAAGTAGCCCATGCTTCTTCAAGCGTAACCAATTTCATACGCTTCAATATGTCGTCCGAAACTTTTGGCCGTCCATCCGGAAAGCGTTCACCTCTCCACTCAGGTGTCAGGAAAATAAGTTCCTCCTTTGAGAGTTGTTGTGCTGCCAGTTGACTGTAAGCAACAGACAGCAGCGTAAAGAATAATGCGCGTGTTAATTTCATATCAAATAAGTTTAGTGTTAATCAATTTTCTTTTGGAGGTTTTCGGTGCCAGTAGGTAGCGAGAATACTTCCGGTAATATTCATGAGTGGGCCGAACACAGCAGGTGCCAGACCCACGGTGGCGATTCGTCCCATTTCTCTGGCAAGACCGGCAGCCATACCTGCATTTTGCATACCTACTTCGAGTGCAATTGTTCTGGAGTCTCTTTCATCCATTTTTAATAATCGTGCAAACCAATAGCCGATATAATACCCAGCCATATTATGAATGAGGACTAGGACCATCAGTATCAACCCAATATCAAGCAGGCTATCCCTACCCGCTGCTGTAATGATGGTGATGATTACACCTATGCCAATCATAGAGATAAGCGGCATAGCAAGGTCAAGCCATTTTGACTTACCATGAAGAAGCTTGTTGAACAACAGCCCGGCACAGATTGGAATTACAATCATTTTGAAGATATCCCACATCATTTTAACGATGTCAATTTCAACATAGGTACCGCCCAGCAATTTCATCAGTATAGGGGTGGCAAACGGAGCAAGCAATGTGCTTACCGTTGTTAACGTTATGGACAATGCAAGATTTGCTTTAGCCAAATAGCTCATCACATTTGAAGCCAGTCCACTGGGTGAACAACCAATCAAAATTATTCCGGCCGCGATTTCAGCTGGAAAAGAACTGATCGCAGCCAGCGCAAAACCTACTAAGGGCATAATCGAAAATTGAGCAACAATTCCTATGGCAACGCCTTTCGGCATTTTAATTACACCAACAAAATCATTAACGCTCATTCGTGTACCCATCCCAAACATGATTACTTGAATGAGTGGAGTTATTAAAGCGGAAAGCTTGAATCCATTTACTTCAACCAGATATTGAGGATAGTAAAGCGCACAGGCTACACCCGTAAAAATCATAATTGAATAGGTAAAACCCTTGAAGTGCTCATATCCTCGTGAGGAAATCCCCAGCAACAACAAAGAGAGAATAAGAAATGGCCCGGCATATGATATGCCCGAAGTAACTGTAATAATCGCTGACCAAAGTAAAAGTGCAACCGACAATACAGTAAATATTTTGAAAAGAGTACTAGGCTTCATGGGCTATCTACGGGTGCATTTATCTCCATTCAAAAATTTTCTCTAGTCTGGCTGATTTATCTTGAAGGTATTGAATAGCGTAAAGAAAAATACCCCGCACGAAATGCCATATAGCCGATCAAAGAATTATAAAAACGATTGTAAGTTGAACTATACTGAATTGATTTACTTATACTCATTAACACCAGGTCGGCTTACTTCCAGAAAGCACTATTCATGATGAATACTTTAAAAAAGTGGCCGTTGTTTACACGGCCACTTTTTTAACATTTACCGAAAGTGAAATTATGGTATATCCCAAAACACCCGCGAAATCAAATTATCACCACCTATTGCAGTTGATGCTTGCAGATAGTTTTGGGGATTAGTAGAAGCTTCGCGCTCAGGATATCCCATTCTTCTCACAAATCCACCGTTAAGGTCGTTATTATAAAGATTAGGGCTTAAAGTTGGAAAGCCGGACCTCCTGAAGTTAGCAAATGCCTCCGTACCATTTCTAAGGTTTACAACCCAATATTGAGTGTTAATTAACTTCAACGCATCTGTTGCGTTGAATGCTACCCCTGTTTCAGCCAGGTAGGCATCAACATCCGAAGTAGGAATGGCGGTCGTTCCCGGATAAAGAGTATACACTTGCATATCAGCCCTGATTGCGTTTTCGTAAAAGGTCTGGGCTGAACCTGCTGTCCAACCTCTATGTGCAGCTTCGGCCAACAACAAGGAAGTTTGTGCATACGTCACCCAAAAATCAGGGGCAGCAGGAGATGCTATTTTCCAAATGTTCATTTGAGAATAGTTAAGCCCGGTTCCTCTTACGCCCCTGTAACCTAAGCCCACATTTGCAAGATCGGTATTGAGAACTCCTATGGGCACACCAAACATGTTAGCCAAATCAGTATCAGGATTAGGATCACTGTCCACAGCACCTGGATTAGCAAAATTTGCCAGGATAAACTTGGCCCGGGGATCGTTGGTTGATTTCATTTGATCAACAAAAGGCTCGGCTGCGTAGTAAAAATGGGAGAAGTTTCGCAGGTTATTATTTTGAGCGTGTACAAATGAGGCGCCATTATACTTAACATAGGCATTATCAGCATTTGATGTCATCACTCCACCCGCAACAGCTTCGGCTACGATGGATTGAGCTTTTGTAGGATTAACCTTAGAATACCTCATTCCCAAACGCAACAATAATGAGTTACCTAATTTCTTCCACTTCGCCACCTGATCAGCGGCTGTAGTGGTTGAATTGGTGCCATTTCTTCCATAGAAAAGGTCGGCAGAAACATAATCGGCAGTGGGGCTAAGGGCACCCAGTGCATCCTTGATTTCGTTATAGAGGTCATCATAGATGGCTGCATCATTGTCATATTTCGGGTAAAAGATACCATTTGAAACCGCCCTGCCGGCTTCAAAATAAGGCACGTGGCCATAGGTATCAACTAAACCCATAAAAGCCTGGGCTTTCCATATCCGAATCATGCTCCGTAAGTTAACGCGATCGGTAGTTTCGCCTAACGTCAATAAAGCCTGAACCAAATTTCTGACCTCTCCGGTGTACGATTGATCCCATTTAGGAATGTTCATAAGATCCACCCGCGCATTAAAATTAAATCCTAAAGTAGCACCTTGGTTGTAGGGGTTTACAAAATGCTGAACAATCGTATGTTCACCTTCCCAATTTCCGAGATGGGTGCGCTGTGCACCGGCAAAAAGAAGAGCCGGATCAATTGCTGTGATGGCGTAACGATTTGTATTTATTTCAACAAAATCTTTATCGCATCCCCATGAAAACAGGAGAACCGCGATGAAAAGTATGTAATGCTTTTTCGACTTCATAATATCAGAATTTAATATTTAACGTGAAGTTGTAGTTACGGGTGGTAGGAAGTGCCGAGTTCTCATAACCCGCCCTGAAATCTCCGGAAGACTGCATCGATTCAGGATCCAGGCCAGGGAAATTCCGATGAAGGATTGCCACGTTGCGGCACGATGCTGACAATGTCAAGCCCTTCACAAAATCAAGTGCCGGCACACTGCGTATGGCGCTGGTGAAATTGTAAGCCACGGATATATTTCTCAGCTTAACAAAATCAGACTTGAATGTAAAGGGATCTCCGATCTGAAGGTTTCTGTAATCGGCATAGAATGCCTGAAGATTAGGAAAAGGAGTAGTGTTGGGTTGCCCGGCATTGGGGCCACTTGCATACACACCAGGTACGAGTACCCCAGTCTCACCTTGACGCCTGCCTTCCAGCGACATTACAGAGTGTCCTTGCCTTAACATGTTCAAGTGTGTTGAAGACAATACTGTACCTCCGATTTTATAATCAATGAACACCCCCACAGTCAAGTTCTTATACGTAAACGTGTTGTTCCAACCACCTGTATGTTTAGGTATGGAGCTACCTACCGGAAGAAAACCATCCGTTAGTTCTGCACCGGGCGTTTGGTTGTTGGTTGCGAGCAATCGGCCATCCGGAGCAACCAAAATCTGGCCTTGATCATTTCTTCTATAGCTCCGTACATACATCTGGTTCATGGCCATACCTTCCGTGTACCTTAATTGGCCTAAAAACTCGTTACCGGTTTGGTTAAAGTAAACGACAACCATAGTTCCGCTTTCATTACCTACATCAAGCACTTTTGTTTTTAGAAAGGCATTATTCCAGGAGGTTGTCCACTTGAAATTACCGGTTTGAAAAGGTGTTACTTCAATATACGTTTCCAACCCGCTGTTCTTTAGTGAACCTTCATTCCGCCTGGTGTCATTATATCCTGAAGCATTGGAAACAAGAACATCCAATATCTGGTCTGTTGTAACTTTATCGTATGCTGCAATATCCAGGTGCACCTTGTTAAACAAACGCATCTCCAAACCAATCTCTTTTTCTGTTACAATAAAGGGTTGAATTAGCGGGTTAGGAGCTCTGTTACCATTAACACCCGCTAATGTCTGACCATTAAATTGATTTGCATTGATGGCATACATCAATATGCCTTCATAAGGGCTAACACCTGTATCGCGCCCTGCCTTGGCCCAGGAAGATCTAAGTTTACCATAGTTTAACCATCCAAGGTCGGGCAACAACTCAGAGAAAATAAAACTACCGGATACTGAAGGATAGAAAATATTGTTATTGGATGGATTTAGTGTTGAGAACCAGTCTTTCCTGCCTGTGAAATTCAGGTACAACATTCCGTTATAACCAAACTCAGCCCAACCATAAAGTGAATTAACCCGAAACTGGCGGTAGTCAAAGGCCGGAGCCCGTACTGTACCATTTGCAACCGAGTAAAGATTGGGCACTGTAAAGTTGCTCACGGTTTGATCATTTGACTGATCCTGTACCCTCCAGGTATTTCCACCAAAACTTGCATCAACCGAGAATTTTCCAAATTCTTTACTGCCACCAACCAGAAAGTCAGCATTTACATCCAGTGATTCACCTTGTCGAATATTATAATTACCGCGGTAAGTACCATCGCCATTAAAAAGTGTGGTAGCACCCTGTCCATTCAATTCATTCCACTCGACAAAACTCGAACCACGATTGAAGTTATACCTGCCCTGCACATACAACCAGTCAGTGAAATCATACCGTAATGTAGTTGTTCCCATTAACCGGTTTCTGTTATCATTAAAGTACTGTCCCTTTTGTATCTGGTAGTAAGGGTTATTGATTGTGCCCAAAAATCCATTGGTCTGAAATTCTGCACCGGAAACAGGGTTAACAGCACTTTCCCTGAATGCCTCCAATGGGGTTGAGATAGCTACGCGTGTGAAGAAGTTTACCGCTCCATTACCTTGTGTTCCAATCTGCGGAGGGTTTATATTTTCCTCTTCACTATAGTTGATATTTAATTGCAGTTTAAGTTTCTCCGTGATGTTATGATTAATACCTGTATTGAAGATTCTCTTTATGTAATCATTGTTTGGAACAATTCCCTTGGAGTCAGTATTAGAGAACGAAACCCTGAAACTTCCATTCGAACCACCTCCAGAAAGTGCAACCGTATTCGTCCAGTTTGTTCCTGTTCGCAAAAAGTCGAATAGCCGGTTAGGATATGCAGAGTAAGGCCTCATTACTCCATCAAAATTGATTGTCGGAACCCCATCAAGCCTTTCACCAAAGCCAAACTGTCCATTTCCCTGGGCCTGTCCCTGCGTGGCGGGCCTTACCCCTCCTGTTCCAAGGCCGTATTCTGTCTGTGTGATCTCATCCAGAAAATTCAGTGCATGAAAGGTTGTAAAACTGGATGTAACATCAACGCCCATTCCTCTCTCCTTTTGACCTGATTTAGTGGTAATAATTATTGCACCGTTGGCTGCTCGTTGACCATAAAGAGCTGCGGCCGTTGCCCCTTTGAGAACGGTCATACTTTCAATGTCATCCGGATTGATAACCTGCAAATTATCGCCACGGTCTCGTTGATTAACTTGTCCGTTTCCATTCGTGCCACGTGCTTCCTGCTCTAAGGGTAAACCATTTACTACAATGAGTGGGGCGTTATTCGTTCCCGCAAAACCAGATTGTCCACGTAACCGTATTTGCATACTGGAACCAGCACCGGCTGCAGGAGGTGTAATGTTTAATCCTGCAACTTTTCCAACGAGCGATTCCATTACGTTGGTAGTCCTGTTTGTAATCAATTCATCGGTTTTAACCGATGAAGCTGAGTAGCCCAGTTTTTTTGCATCTTTCTTTACACCTAATGCTGTTACTAAAACCTCTTCCAACTGCCTCACATCCGGGTTCATGGTTACATTTATTACGGTACGACTACCCACCGTAATTTCCTGCACCTGGTAACCTACAAAGGTGAAAACAAGTATGCTGTTTGCATCCGGAACATCAATAGTGTACCGGCCATTGGTGTCGGTGTTGGTACCGGTGGCCGTTCCCTTTACAATGATGTTGACACCCGGGAAAGGCATTCCGTTTTCATCAGTAACCTGGCCACTGACATTGATAGCGAGGTGATTGGTCGCCAGAACCTCGTTTGATTTTGGATCTGTGATGCGGGAAGGTGATGGGTTGTGCCGGTACTCACCAGCCATAGCAGCACCCTGCAGCAGCAAAATCATTCCACACAGTAGATAGTAATGCTTCATAATTAAGGGGTTTAGGTTAGAGGAGTTCATTTTTAAGTGTCAAAAAGACATTTAAATCGTTTGTTAAAGATTTCAATTGCAAACGTTAACTTCTTCCAATAAAACCCGCTGAAGAATTTTGAACATGGCACCGCAACTAACCTAAAAGCGCTACGGAAAGGTGATTAAAGCACTTTCCGGCTTGTTACCGGTTCAGTTGTGAAAAAAGTAAATGATTAATTATTGTTCGTTCTGGTAGTTTGAAATGGCCTCAAACTCATCGTAGAGTTTTGTGCTCAGGCGTTCGAAAATCGAAAAGTACTTTTCGTAAACTTTATGATTTTGCTTGTGGGGGGTGTATGCATTGGCTAATACAACTGAACGCGCAGCTTCATCGAGGCTTTTAAACAGCCCTATGTCAGTGGCGTATAGCAAAAATGCTCCCCGTGCAATATTGTCCGGATTTTCACCAACCGATACCGGTTTATTAAAAATATCAGCAATCATTTGCGAACAGAATGGTATTGAGGCAAAACTTCCGCTGGCCGTCAGGCTGTTTATATTCCGGTGCTCTTCAAGGGTTTTACCAATGCTGTAGATTTCGTATAGTATTCCTTCAATGGTTGCCCTTACAAAATGTTGTTTTTCATGCTTTATGTTGATGCCGAAGTAACTACCGCGGGCATTTGGATTCCAGATCGGAGCGCGCTCGCCTAAAAGATAAGGTAGGAAAAGCAGCCCTTCAGATCCGGCAGCAACTTCCATGGCTTCATGAATCAGGTTTACCATGGTATACTCAATATCAAACGGCCCTTTGAATACACCAAATTGTTTTGCAAACCATTCAAATATTACCCCGCCATTATTTGTTGGGCCACCGGAAACATAATCCTTCTCAGTCAATAAATAATTGAAAAAACGCTGTTTGTCATCTTGCAAAACTTTCTTCCCAACGATGCGCACAGCTCCACTATCCTCTACTGTAATCGTTGCTTTTCCTTCTTCCCACACGCCACCACCAAGGGTTGCCAGGCATCCATCACTTGAGCCTGTTATTATTTTAACATCGGCCGATAACCCTAAGGATTTCTGATACTCTCTTCTGATTTTTCCGGGAGAATGAAAAACAGGCACCAGGTCGGGCAGCTTATCGGATGTTATACCGGCAAAATCAAGTGACTTGCTTTCCCACGAAAGGTTATGGATATTCATTAAGCCAGTTGCTGAAGCCAGGCTATAATCAAGCACATAGCCATTTGTAAGTTGTTGGAGTATATAACTCTTAATTGACAAAAACTTATAGGTTTTTTTAAAACGTTCTTTATCATGCCGGCTTAACCAGGTGATTTTGATAAGTGGAGACATGGGGTGGATGGGTGTTCCAGTTGT is part of the Cyclobacteriaceae bacterium genome and harbors:
- a CDS encoding mandelate racemase/muconate lactonizing enzyme family protein; its protein translation is MRNSLSTRRSFMTKSALISAFGLSGLANTFGKGYTTAIDNAPKLSAPSDLKITDIKVGFLRGGGRMFVKILTNQDIYGCGEGVDAVGGAYHLAKRFAFPLRDQSPLNVHRLFEQIRKGGVFGGAQAGVYVAVLSAIETALWDLAGKALNVPVYQLLGGKFRDRVRLYMDTALYQNDLPKPEDFAKAAKEAVAMGFNAVKFDLDQANDPNRYDRWNWTASPGEIQRMYDQMAAARQAVGPKIDICADMHGRYDFPTAKRAAKILEPLKLMWLEEPIPAENADAYAEITRSTSTPICAGENHYLAYGFRPLLEKGAVNIIMPDLQKAGGLGEGQRIANLANLYYVPFAPHMVASYLGAMASAHVCASVPNFMILEWQIYYHTDPMWKEIVKFDGTEFVDKGFIKVSDKPGIGVDINEEGMKKYAAQGMPFFE
- a CDS encoding RraA family protein, which codes for MKLTRALFFTLLSVAYSQLAAQQLSKEELIFLTPEWRGERFPDGRPKVSDDILKRMKLVTLEEAWATCRGVGYNYQYEGNWIQIHPDGVLVGRALTATFFPGRPDIHKVIQDKGHKDGRVLAPNAWAIDMLQPGDVYVVDHHDALIDGPTIGDNLGNSIFARSGNGIVYDGPVRDINGLKEIKGFTSYIRTYHPSHHFGYIGSGDGSMRLNTTLVGINTITRIGSATVMPGDVVLGRDGGVIFIPPHLAQRVVETSEIVRLRDMFGHQRLREKKYTAGQIDSRWTDEIEKDFSQWLKDNKTKLPVPPERVEELLKTRTW
- a CDS encoding bile acid:sodium symporter family protein; the protein is MKPSTLFKIFTVLSVALLLWSAIITVTSGISYAGPFLILSLLLLGISSRGYEHFKGFTYSIMIFTGVACALYYPQYLVEVNGFKLSALITPLIQVIMFGMGTRMSVNDFVGVIKMPKGVAIGIVAQFSIMPLVGFALAAISSFPAEIAAGIILIGCSPSGLASNVMSYLAKANLALSITLTTVSTLLAPFATPILMKLLGGTYVEIDIVKMMWDIFKMIVIPICAGLLFNKLLHGKSKWLDLAMPLISMIGIGVIITIITAAGRDSLLDIGLILMVLVLIHNMAGYYIGYWFARLLKMDERDSRTIALEVGMQNAGMAAGLAREMGRIATVGLAPAVFGPLMNITGSILATYWHRKPPKEN
- a CDS encoding SusD/RagB family nutrient-binding outer membrane lipoprotein; protein product: MKSKKHYILFIAVLLFSWGCDKDFVEINTNRYAITAIDPALLFAGAQRTHLGNWEGEHTIVQHFVNPYNQGATLGFNFNARVDLMNIPKWDQSYTGEVRNLVQALLTLGETTDRVNLRSMIRIWKAQAFMGLVDTYGHVPYFEAGRAVSNGIFYPKYDNDAAIYDDLYNEIKDALGALSPTADYVSADLFYGRNGTNSTTTAADQVAKWKKLGNSLLLRLGMRYSKVNPTKAQSIVAEAVAGGVMTSNADNAYVKYNGASFVHAQNNNLRNFSHFYYAAEPFVDQMKSTNDPRAKFILANFANPGAVDSDPNPDTDLANMFGVPIGVLNTDLANVGLGYRGVRGTGLNYSQMNIWKIASPAAPDFWVTYAQTSLLLAEAAHRGWTAGSAQTFYENAIRADMQVYTLYPGTTAIPTSDVDAYLAETGVAFNATDALKLINTQYWVVNLRNGTEAFANFRRSGFPTLSPNLYNNDLNGGFVRRMGYPEREASTNPQNYLQASTAIGGDNLISRVFWDIP
- a CDS encoding SusC/RagA family TonB-linked outer membrane protein, translated to MKHYYLLCGMILLLQGAAMAGEYRHNPSPSRITDPKSNEVLATNHLAINVSGQVTDENGMPFPGVNIIVKGTATGTNTDTNGRYTIDVPDANSILVFTFVGYQVQEITVGSRTVINVTMNPDVRQLEEVLVTALGVKKDAKKLGYSASSVKTDELITNRTTNVMESLVGKVAGLNITPPAAGAGSSMQIRLRGQSGFAGTNNAPLIVVNGLPLEQEARGTNGNGQVNQRDRGDNLQVINPDDIESMTVLKGATAAALYGQRAANGAIIITTKSGQKERGMGVDVTSSFTTFHALNFLDEITQTEYGLGTGGVRPATQGQAQGNGQFGFGERLDGVPTINFDGVMRPYSAYPNRLFDFLRTGTNWTNTVALSGGGSNGSFRVSFSNTDSKGIVPNNDYIKRIFNTGINHNITEKLKLQLNINYSEEENINPPQIGTQGNGAVNFFTRVAISTPLEAFRESAVNPVSGAEFQTNGFLGTINNPYYQIQKGQYFNDNRNRLMGTTTLRYDFTDWLYVQGRYNFNRGSSFVEWNELNGQGATTLFNGDGTYRGNYNIRQGESLDVNADFLVGGSKEFGKFSVDASFGGNTWRVQDQSNDQTVSNFTVPNLYSVANGTVRAPAFDYRQFRVNSLYGWAEFGYNGMLYLNFTGRKDWFSTLNPSNNNIFYPSVSGSFIFSELLPDLGWLNYGKLRSSWAKAGRDTGVSPYEGILMYAINANQFNGQTLAGVNGNRAPNPLIQPFIVTEKEIGLEMRLFNKVHLDIAAYDKVTTDQILDVLVSNASGYNDTRRNEGSLKNSGLETYIEVTPFQTGNFKWTTSWNNAFLKTKVLDVGNESGTMVVVYFNQTGNEFLGQLRYTEGMAMNQMYVRSYRRNDQGQILVAPDGRLLATNNQTPGAELTDGFLPVGSSIPKHTGGWNNTFTYKNLTVGVFIDYKIGGTVLSSTHLNMLRQGHSVMSLEGRRQGETGVLVPGVYASGPNAGQPNTTPFPNLQAFYADYRNLQIGDPFTFKSDFVKLRNISVAYNFTSAIRSVPALDFVKGLTLSASCRNVAILHRNFPGLDPESMQSSGDFRAGYENSALPTTRNYNFTLNIKF
- a CDS encoding gluconokinase — encoded protein: MNNKECVITVEIGTNAVRVMAFDLGGKVIGSMKGSYPTFHAEPDHSEQDPDQMFITMLYVLKNLLNEEIHARNYKVISICFCASMHSVLPIDKHGAPLGYAITWADNRGKREAAELRKSQLGNEIYDTTGTPIHPMSPLIKITWLSRHDKERFKKTYKFLSIKSYILQQLTNGYVLDYSLASATGLMNIHNLSWESKSLDFAGITSDKLPDLVPVFHSPGKIRREYQKSLGLSADVKIITGSSDGCLATLGGGVWEEGKATITVEDSGAVRIVGKKVLQDDKQRFFNYLLTEKDYVSGGPTNNGGVIFEWFAKQFGVFKGPFDIEYTMVNLIHEAMEVAAGSEGLLFLPYLLGERAPIWNPNARGSYFGINIKHEKQHFVRATIEGILYEIYSIGKTLEEHRNINSLTASGSFASIPFCSQMIADIFNKPVSVGENPDNIARGAFLLYATDIGLFKSLDEAARSVVLANAYTPHKQNHKVYEKYFSIFERLSTKLYDEFEAISNYQNEQ